A region of Nitrospirota bacterium DNA encodes the following proteins:
- the aroC gene encoding chorismate synthase — protein MLRFLTAGESHGQLLIGVIDGIPSGLELTAQDINPDLARRQIGYGRGGRMRIEKDTAEITCGVRWGKTLGSPLGLLIRNKDWVNWTDRMSPDPALSDCIPPETKPRPGHADLCGIIKYAHNDVRNVLERASARETAVRVALGAVAKTFLRSFSVNILSHVTEIGGVRVKPRKMSLDVLSDRAEKSDLRCADKKSEALMKKKIDEAKRKGDTVGGVFEVIAANVPPGLGSYAQWDRRMNARLAFAVMSIQAIKGVEIGIGFEAAGRFGSDVHDAICYDRSKQKFYRMTNRAGGIEGGITNGENIIVRAAMKPIATLYSPMDSVDIKTRKPFKATVERSDYCAVPAASVVGEAMVAVEIANAFLEKFGGDSMDEVHRNYQGYLDYISKI, from the coding sequence ATGCTGCGCTTCCTGACAGCCGGGGAGTCTCATGGACAGCTTCTCATTGGAGTCATTGACGGCATCCCATCAGGGCTGGAACTTACCGCACAGGATATAAATCCGGATCTTGCCAGGCGCCAGATCGGCTATGGCCGCGGTGGCAGGATGCGGATTGAAAAAGATACAGCGGAGATTACCTGCGGCGTAAGATGGGGAAAGACCCTTGGAAGCCCGTTAGGCCTCTTAATCAGAAATAAAGACTGGGTAAATTGGACAGACAGGATGTCACCGGACCCTGCCCTGTCAGACTGCATCCCGCCTGAGACAAAACCAAGGCCAGGCCACGCAGACCTTTGCGGAATAATAAAATATGCTCACAATGATGTAAGAAACGTGCTCGAGAGGGCGAGCGCAAGAGAGACAGCGGTGAGGGTTGCTCTGGGCGCTGTTGCAAAGACTTTTTTGCGTTCGTTTTCTGTAAATATTTTAAGTCATGTAACAGAGATAGGCGGTGTCCGAGTGAAGCCCCGCAAGATGTCACTTGATGTGCTTTCAGACAGGGCCGAGAAATCGGATTTGCGTTGTGCTGACAAAAAGTCCGAAGCATTGATGAAAAAGAAGATTGATGAGGCGAAGAGGAAGGGTGATACTGTAGGAGGTGTGTTCGAGGTAATTGCGGCCAATGTCCCGCCAGGATTGGGAAGCTACGCACAATGGGACAGGAGGATGAATGCAAGGCTTGCATTTGCCGTAATGAGCATACAGGCCATAAAAGGTGTTGAGATCGGGATAGGTTTTGAGGCTGCAGGACGCTTTGGTTCTGACGTACACGATGCCATCTGCTATGACAGGAGTAAGCAAAAATTCTACAGAATGACAAACAGGGCTGGAGGGATTGAAGGGGGCATTACAAATGGTGAGAATATAATTGTGCGTGCGGCCATGAAGCCTATCGCAACGCTTTATTCCCCTATGGATTCAGTTGACATAAAGACCAGGAAACCGTTTAAGGCGACCGTTGAACGTTCTGATTACTGCGCAGTACCTGCCGCAAGCGTTGTAGGCGAGGCGATGGTGGCTGTTGAAATAGCCAATGCATTCCTTGAAAAATTTGGCGGTGATTCCATGGATGAAGTTCATCGGAATTATCAGGGTTACCTCGATTATATCAGCAAGATATAA
- a CDS encoding shikimate kinase, translating to MNIILTGFMGSGKTAVGRSLAGRLGYAFTDTDLLVEAKTGKTINEIFETDGEAFFRNQETMILEELTGVNERVISTGGGIVTKEENIIKLRKIGFIIWLKASPETVYNRVCDENHRPLLKTDNPLEQIKRLMSRREQAYSKADLTIDTDGLEVDDIVDIIIEKAMGRT from the coding sequence GTGAATATCATCCTTACAGGCTTCATGGGCAGTGGAAAAACAGCAGTTGGCAGGAGCCTTGCCGGCAGGCTTGGTTACGCCTTTACAGATACGGACCTGCTTGTCGAGGCAAAGACAGGTAAAACCATAAACGAAATATTTGAGACAGATGGTGAGGCATTTTTCAGAAATCAGGAGACGATGATACTGGAAGAGCTGACAGGAGTCAATGAACGTGTAATATCTACAGGCGGCGGGATAGTTACAAAAGAGGAAAACATCATTAAGTTAAGAAAGATCGGTTTTATAATATGGCTTAAGGCATCTCCGGAGACGGTTTACAACAGGGTCTGCGATGAAAACCACCGGCCGCTTTTAAAAACAGATAACCCCCTTGAGCAGATTAAACGACTAATGTCCCGGCGTGAGCAGGCATATTCGAAGGCTGATTTAACGATTGACACAGACGGGCTTGAAGTTGATGATATAGTTGACATTATAATAGAAAAGGCAATGGGGAGAACGTAA
- a CDS encoding 3-dehydroquinate synthase produces the protein MKKVRVELGQRSYDICIGHGILQGLAGHMKMLPAGRKGAIITNPGLNKLYGESLSRNLSAEGYRITTIEIPAGERYKTLKSVSRIYDILIGEKFERNSFIIALGGGVIGDIAGFAAATYLRGIPYIQIPTSLLAQVDSSVGGKTGVDHALGKNLIGAFYQPLLVWIDAGVLKSLPRRELISGMGEVIKYGVIADEQFFKFTEERIRDILSLNEDSLIHTVSRSCEIKAMIVASDERESGLRAILNFGHTMGHAVETATGYRKYRHGEAVAMGMVFAAKLAAGLGLCRADVSERIEGLCRSAGLRTSLPVKDISVLMDILRRDKKVVNEKLRFVLPLRIGEVKIVEDVDNDVLQSTLQLCYTTDKSEK, from the coding sequence ATAAAAAAAGTCAGGGTAGAGCTGGGACAGCGGAGCTATGATATATGCATAGGTCATGGCATACTTCAGGGACTCGCCGGTCACATGAAAATGCTTCCTGCAGGCAGGAAGGGTGCGATAATCACGAATCCAGGGTTAAACAAACTCTACGGTGAATCACTGAGCCGCAATCTGTCAGCCGAGGGTTACAGGATAACGACCATTGAAATTCCCGCAGGAGAGCGATACAAGACACTGAAATCTGTCAGCAGGATTTACGATATTCTTATCGGAGAAAAGTTTGAAAGAAACTCTTTCATAATAGCCCTTGGCGGAGGAGTCATCGGAGATATAGCCGGATTTGCAGCTGCGACATATCTCCGTGGCATCCCGTATATACAGATACCCACGTCTTTACTGGCCCAGGTTGACAGCAGTGTGGGCGGTAAGACCGGAGTTGACCACGCCCTTGGCAAGAACCTGATCGGTGCATTCTATCAGCCTCTCCTTGTATGGATAGATGCAGGTGTACTGAAGAGCCTCCCGAGGCGTGAACTTATCTCAGGTATGGGTGAGGTCATAAAGTACGGTGTCATAGCAGATGAGCAATTCTTTAAATTTACGGAAGAACGAATACGGGATATCCTGTCACTGAATGAAGACAGCCTTATACACACAGTATCCAGGTCTTGTGAGATAAAGGCAATGATAGTGGCCTCTGACGAAAGAGAGAGCGGTTTAAGGGCAATCCTGAACTTTGGCCACACGATGGGTCATGCAGTGGAGACAGCCACAGGCTACAGGAAATACAGGCACGGAGAGGCTGTGGCAATGGGCATGGTCTTCGCTGCAAAGCTTGCCGCTGGTCTGGGGTTATGCCGGGCGGATGTTTCTGAACGGATAGAGGGCCTTTGCAGGTCTGCCGGCCTCAGGACATCTCTCCCTGTTAAAGATATTTCAGTGCTTATGGATATCCTCCGCAGGGATAAAAAGGTTGTCAATGAGAAGTTACGATTTGTACTGCCTCTCAGGATTGGAGAGGTAAAGATAGTTGAAGATGTTGACAATGATGTCTTGCAGAGCACCCTACAATTATGTTACACTACTGACAAATCTGAAAAATAA
- the nifA gene encoding nif-specific transcriptional activator NifA — protein MEKDHQDAITNLNYKIIELSTLYEIARRLGASVDPRVTLSSILEILSESMGMSRGTLTLLDPETRQLYIEFAHGLTPEEKKRGIYRIGEGITGKVVETGEPIIVPDVGREPLFLNRTRSRGDIKRDNISFICVPVKVKGETIGVVSVDRLFTDKSVSLDEDVRILTIVASLIGQAITTAKSVEQEKKNLLREKMTLQRELKSPYRFANIVFVSDKMRDVLDSAWRVSQSKATVLLRGESGTGKELIARTIHYHSKRCDKAFISVNCAAIPDTLIESDLFGHVKGAFTGALNEKRGRFEMADGGTLFLDEIGDIPPPTQVKLLRVLQERRFERVGSSKGITVDVRIIAATNRNLEEAVRDGKFREDLYYRLNVVPVRIPSLRERKEDIPPLVGHFLQLYNEENGRDVKISNEALDTLLMHDWPGNVRELENCIERMIVMAKNDLLMTEDVPITIDAKITNNISGMSETHGHAKTLDHTIEDMEKEKILEALRRAGFVQARAARQLGITSRQIGYKIRKYGITTP, from the coding sequence ATGGAAAAAGATCACCAGGATGCCATAACAAATCTCAACTATAAAATAATAGAGCTTTCCACCCTTTATGAGATCGCCAGACGGTTAGGGGCATCAGTAGACCCCAGGGTGACACTTAGTTCCATACTTGAGATCCTGTCGGAGAGCATGGGTATGAGTCGCGGTACTCTTACACTTCTTGATCCCGAGACCAGACAGCTCTATATAGAATTTGCCCATGGCCTGACTCCTGAAGAAAAGAAACGCGGCATTTACAGGATAGGCGAAGGCATTACCGGCAAGGTCGTTGAGACGGGAGAGCCTATTATCGTGCCTGATGTAGGCAGGGAGCCTCTTTTCCTGAACAGGACAAGATCGCGGGGGGATATCAAAAGGGACAACATCTCCTTCATCTGCGTCCCGGTCAAGGTAAAGGGAGAGACAATAGGTGTAGTAAGTGTTGACAGGCTTTTTACGGATAAGTCCGTTTCCCTTGATGAGGATGTACGTATACTTACTATCGTAGCCTCATTAATTGGACAGGCCATAACAACAGCAAAATCGGTTGAACAGGAAAAGAAAAATCTGCTCAGAGAGAAAATGACCCTGCAGAGGGAGCTAAAGTCTCCATACCGCTTTGCAAATATCGTGTTTGTTAGCGACAAGATGAGGGATGTCCTCGACTCTGCATGGAGGGTAAGCCAGAGCAAGGCAACCGTATTGTTAAGAGGGGAGAGCGGAACCGGCAAGGAGTTAATAGCAAGGACAATACACTATCACAGCAAGCGCTGCGACAAAGCTTTCATCAGCGTCAATTGTGCGGCCATCCCAGACACACTCATTGAAAGCGATCTGTTCGGCCATGTAAAAGGGGCATTTACAGGGGCATTGAATGAGAAGAGGGGGCGGTTTGAGATGGCGGATGGCGGGACACTCTTTCTTGATGAGATAGGTGACATCCCCCCGCCGACTCAGGTAAAACTGCTCAGGGTGCTTCAGGAGAGGAGGTTTGAGCGGGTTGGAAGCTCAAAGGGCATAACGGTTGATGTGAGGATAATTGCTGCAACCAACCGGAATCTTGAAGAGGCTGTCAGGGATGGGAAATTCCGTGAAGACCTCTACTACAGGTTAAACGTCGTGCCTGTCAGGATACCTTCTCTAAGGGAGAGGAAAGAAGATATACCGCCTCTTGTTGGTCATTTCCTGCAGCTCTATAATGAAGAGAATGGCAGGGATGTCAAGATATCCAATGAGGCGCTTGATACACTCCTTATGCATGACTGGCCCGGCAATGTCCGGGAACTTGAAAATTGCATAGAGAGGATGATCGTGATGGCAAAGAATGACCTTTTAATGACCGAGGACGTCCCTATCACCATTGATGCCAAAATCACAAACAACATCTCCGGCATGAGTGAAACGCATGGTCATGCGAAGACGCTTGATCACACTATAGAAGACATGGAGAAGGAGAAGATACTTGAGGCGTTAAGACGGGCTGGTTTTGTTCAGGCCAGGGCAGCCAGGCAACTTGGCATCACATCGCGGCAGATAGGCTATAAAATCAGGAAATACGGGATTACCACTCCATGA
- a CDS encoding YicC family protein yields MTGYGCSEGICGGIAYKAEVRSVNHKYCDINVRLPESLTRLEQSIRSHISKRCSRGKIELNLTRMSSSLNYSAQVLNREAITRCQTLLKELSGHFGVNFIMKNEIGISDLTALRDFLVYESSEAGKADFDTAIMNIVVKSVDSLMKMRLREGESIYKDLRKRINRLDALINRIEKRVPAVILGMKSRYTERVKEISGVLQPDRNVIAREIAIMIERMDITEEIVRVGSHVRQLRDKLGNGAVVGRSIDFLLQEINREVNTIASKASDVRIAQLVVEMKTEIERVREQVQNVE; encoded by the coding sequence ATGACAGGATATGGCTGCAGCGAAGGGATATGCGGCGGGATTGCCTATAAGGCAGAGGTCCGTTCAGTCAATCACAAATACTGTGATATTAATGTAAGGCTTCCTGAATCACTCACAAGGCTGGAGCAGTCCATACGGAGCCATATATCCAAAAGATGTTCCAGGGGCAAGATTGAACTGAACCTGACCAGAATGTCATCTTCCTTAAATTACAGCGCCCAGGTTCTAAACAGAGAGGCAATTACGCGCTGTCAGACACTCCTCAAAGAACTATCAGGGCATTTCGGGGTAAATTTCATCATGAAAAATGAGATAGGCATATCAGACCTTACAGCGCTCAGGGATTTTCTGGTATATGAAAGCAGTGAAGCCGGCAAGGCGGATTTTGACACTGCGATTATGAATATAGTTGTGAAATCCGTTGACAGCCTCATGAAAATGAGGTTGAGAGAGGGTGAGTCAATATACAAAGACCTCAGGAAACGGATTAACCGGTTAGATGCCCTCATTAACCGAATAGAGAAGCGTGTCCCTGCTGTGATCCTCGGCATGAAGTCACGTTATACTGAAAGAGTGAAGGAAATCTCAGGTGTTTTGCAGCCTGACAGGAATGTGATTGCCCGGGAAATCGCAATAATGATCGAACGTATGGATATTACTGAAGAAATTGTGCGGGTTGGCAGTCACGTCAGGCAGTTGAGAGACAAGCTCGGCAACGGTGCTGTTGTAGGACGCAGTATAGACTTTCTCCTTCAGGAGATCAACCGTGAGGTCAATACCATTGCGTCAAAGGCATCGGATGTCAGGATAGCTCAGTTGGTTGTTGAAATGAAAACTGAAATCGAGAGGGTTCGGGAACAGGTGCAGAATGTTGAATAA
- the gmk gene encoding guanylate kinase: MENHSDNDAGEAGPWIKDGLLFVVSAPSGAGKTTLCKEVVKYIPDIRHSVSYTTRTARPSETDGCDYHFVSIDKFKNMVDEDAFIEWAVVHGNYYGTSRKELTELLRSGADLILDIDSNGARQIKKTFSNGVFCYILPPSFTHLRERLMVRKGDSIDEIDRRMKVAGEEVKDYRMYDYLIINDNFDKALEELRSVIISARIRVQRLKSSWVENNFFDKRGG, from the coding sequence ATGGAGAATCACAGTGACAATGATGCGGGAGAGGCAGGCCCATGGATTAAAGATGGACTCCTTTTCGTTGTATCAGCTCCTTCAGGCGCCGGTAAGACTACACTTTGCAAAGAGGTAGTCAAATACATCCCTGACATACGGCACTCGGTATCTTATACGACCAGGACTGCCCGTCCATCAGAAACAGACGGCTGCGATTACCACTTTGTCTCTATTGATAAATTTAAGAACATGGTGGATGAAGATGCATTCATAGAATGGGCTGTCGTTCATGGAAATTATTACGGGACTTCGAGGAAAGAGTTGACGGAATTATTAAGGAGCGGGGCAGACTTAATCCTCGATATTGATTCAAACGGGGCCAGGCAGATAAAGAAAACCTTCAGCAACGGCGTGTTTTGCTATATATTGCCTCCCTCATTTACCCATCTGAGAGAGAGACTCATGGTAAGAAAGGGTGACTCCATTGATGAGATTGACAGGAGGATGAAAGTCGCCGGGGAAGAGGTGAAGGATTACAGGATGTATGATTATCTGATTATTAATGATAATTTTGATAAGGCGCTCGAAGAGCTCAGGTCTGTAATTATTAGCGCCAGGATAAGGGTGCAGAGGCTAAAAAGTTCATGGGTTGAAAACAATTTTTTTGACAAGAGAGGAGGGTAA
- the rpoZ gene encoding DNA-directed RNA polymerase subunit omega, translating to MEIVSLPIVFKKEILDSRFRLVVVATERARKLINGAKPCVPLKYLKESTVALEELVSCDVEIVRGKEARKALREEIERKEMQAAGTREAAEEDEVKKEIEKELGNYVSEAEGSAGNAGTEE from the coding sequence TTGGAAATAGTATCACTGCCGATTGTCTTTAAAAAGGAAATTCTGGACAGCAGATTTCGTCTGGTCGTTGTTGCCACTGAACGTGCCAGAAAGCTTATCAACGGGGCTAAACCCTGCGTGCCGCTTAAATATCTCAAAGAATCTACTGTTGCGCTGGAAGAGCTGGTATCGTGCGACGTTGAGATTGTCAGGGGCAAAGAGGCCAGGAAGGCATTACGTGAGGAAATAGAAAGGAAGGAGATGCAGGCAGCAGGAACCAGGGAAGCGGCTGAAGAGGATGAGGTCAAGAAAGAGATAGAGAAGGAGTTGGGAAATTACGTCAGTGAGGCTGAAGGCAGCGCAGGCAATGCCGGGACAGAGGAGTAG
- the coaBC gene encoding bifunctional phosphopantothenoylcysteine decarboxylase/phosphopantothenate--cysteine ligase CoaBC, which translates to MGLAGRKIILGVTGSIAAYKSVYLLRRLTEHGADVSVVMTNEAAKFVAPLTFQVLSGKSVHTDIFEHSHGGEISHLYLGRMADMAIIAPATANIIGKMAAGIADDLLSTILLACKCPVLLAPAMDYEMYENKIVQKNISYLRGLGVNFTGPVSGPLASGAEGYGRMSEPDDIVSLVEETIAGSCRRDFGGLTVLVTAGPTREAIDPVRYISNRSSGRMGYSVAEAAMIRGARVILISGPVALNGPPGAEIVRVTSSEEMFDAVINRMPEANVVVMSAAVSDFKPAVVSGSKIKKDNLPPAYKSADGMTLNLVKTQDILKEVSGKRIKQFIVGFAAETDNVIANAREKLAARDLDMIVANDITRTGAGFDTDTNIVTFIDRSGDVAEYPLMTKKAVADKLLDHIAKRLDTGTDYVKR; encoded by the coding sequence ATGGGACTTGCAGGAAGAAAAATAATCCTCGGTGTCACAGGGAGTATTGCAGCGTATAAATCCGTTTATCTTTTACGGCGGCTCACCGAACATGGAGCAGATGTGAGTGTGGTGATGACTAATGAGGCCGCAAAGTTTGTAGCGCCTCTGACATTTCAGGTGTTATCCGGGAAATCAGTCCATACTGATATTTTTGAACATAGTCACGGAGGCGAGATATCTCATCTCTATCTCGGCAGGATGGCTGACATGGCGATAATCGCCCCTGCAACTGCAAACATTATAGGTAAAATGGCTGCCGGGATTGCAGACGACCTTCTGAGCACCATACTGCTTGCATGCAAGTGCCCGGTACTCCTCGCCCCTGCAATGGATTATGAAATGTATGAGAATAAAATCGTGCAGAAGAACATCTCATATTTGAGAGGACTTGGGGTCAATTTCACGGGTCCTGTAAGCGGACCTCTTGCCTCAGGCGCTGAGGGTTACGGCCGCATGTCTGAGCCTGATGATATTGTGTCACTGGTTGAAGAGACGATTGCAGGGTCATGCCGGAGGGACTTCGGGGGACTGACAGTTCTTGTTACCGCCGGTCCGACAAGGGAGGCGATAGACCCGGTGCGATATATCAGCAACCGCTCATCCGGCAGGATGGGTTATTCTGTCGCAGAAGCTGCAATGATACGAGGCGCCAGGGTTATTCTCATCAGTGGTCCTGTAGCATTAAACGGTCCTCCTGGAGCAGAGATTGTAAGGGTAACGTCCTCTGAGGAAATGTTCGATGCCGTTATAAACAGGATGCCTGAGGCTAATGTGGTCGTCATGTCTGCCGCTGTCTCTGATTTCAAACCTGCTGTGGTTTCAGGTTCCAAGATTAAGAAAGACAATCTGCCGCCGGCATATAAGAGTGCGGACGGCATGACGCTTAATCTTGTAAAGACACAGGATATACTAAAGGAGGTCTCCGGCAAGAGGATCAAACAGTTCATAGTGGGTTTTGCTGCAGAGACTGATAACGTTATCGCCAACGCGAGGGAGAAACTGGCTGCCAGGGATTTGGATATGATAGTGGCAAATGACATTACCAGGACAGGTGCGGGATTTGACACTGATACCAATATCGTCACCTTTATAGACCGGTCTGGAGATGTTGCTGAATATCCATTGATGACTAAAAAGGCTGTTGCAGATAAATTGCTCGATCATATAGCAAAGAGATTAGACACGGGTACTGATTATGTCAAACGATAA
- the aroQ gene encoding type II 3-dehydroquinate dehydratase: MNVSRARVLVIHGPNLNMLGRRETGVYGNATLDEINDAVTLLARELDTDVSFFQSNSEGTLIDTIHQAAGAYDAIVINPGGYTHSSVALRDAIASVNIPAVEVHMSNIYGREEFRHHSYISPVAAGQISGFGVNSYLLGLRAAVETVRK, encoded by the coding sequence ATGAACGTTAGCCGTGCCAGGGTGCTGGTCATTCATGGACCGAACCTTAACATGCTCGGCAGGAGAGAGACCGGCGTGTATGGGAATGCAACACTTGACGAGATAAATGATGCCGTAACACTGCTTGCCAGAGAGCTCGATACAGATGTTTCATTCTTTCAGTCCAACTCTGAGGGGACGCTCATTGACACAATACATCAGGCGGCAGGCGCCTATGATGCTATTGTGATAAATCCGGGAGGGTATACCCATTCGAGCGTTGCCCTGCGTGATGCAATTGCTTCGGTAAACATACCGGCCGTAGAGGTGCATATGTCAAACATATACGGCAGGGAAGAATTCCGTCATCACTCATACATATCGCCTGTGGCTGCCGGGCAGATATCAGGGTTTGGCGTAAACAGCTATCTGCTTGGACTGAGGGCAGCAGTAGAGACAGTAAGAAAATAA
- the efp gene encoding elongation factor P, whose translation MIVVADLRNGHKVEIEGEPYKVVEAQHVKPAKGGAFCRTKLKSLKTGSVIERTYRVNEKLEEPNLEEKDVQYLYCTEGQYWFMDVNSYEQLFVREDQLGDSKNYLKENMTLNILYFNGNPIGIDLPLSVELTIVRTDPGIRGDTATGGTKPAYLETGAVVKVPLYLNEGDKIKVDTRTGTFLERVK comes from the coding sequence GTGATAGTTGTCGCGGATCTGAGAAATGGTCATAAGGTGGAGATTGAAGGCGAGCCATACAAAGTCGTGGAGGCCCAGCATGTCAAACCTGCGAAGGGCGGCGCATTTTGCAGGACAAAATTAAAAAGCCTGAAAACCGGCAGTGTTATCGAGAGGACCTACAGGGTAAATGAAAAACTCGAAGAACCCAATCTGGAGGAAAAGGACGTACAGTACCTCTATTGCACAGAGGGGCAGTACTGGTTTATGGATGTCAATTCTTACGAACAGTTGTTTGTGCGTGAGGATCAGCTTGGCGACAGCAAAAATTATCTCAAAGAGAATATGACTCTAAACATTCTGTATTTTAATGGAAATCCTATCGGGATTGATCTCCCCTTGTCAGTTGAGCTGACGATTGTCAGGACAGATCCTGGCATACGGGGTGACACTGCAACCGGCGGGACGAAGCCTGCTTACCTTGAAACTGGTGCAGTGGTCAAGGTGCCGCTGTATCTGAATGAGGGGGATAAGATCAAAGTAGATACCCGAACAGGGACATTCCTTGAAAGGGTGAAATGA
- the accB gene encoding acetyl-CoA carboxylase biotin carboxyl carrier protein, with product MKKKKSLVDLEYLRDLSEFLKDSDISELEIEKEGTRVRLKKSPPQNLYSPRRIPETVTASIPALPLNKGASAITAEVADDKCVTVRSPIVGTFFRSPTPGGEPYVNVGDIVKKGQIICIVEAMKLMNEIEAEAGGKIVEVLVEDAQSVEYGKALFRIEPV from the coding sequence ATGAAAAAGAAAAAGTCATTGGTTGATCTTGAGTATCTAAGGGACCTTTCTGAATTTCTCAAGGATTCTGATATCTCAGAACTTGAGATTGAGAAAGAGGGGACGAGGGTCAGGCTGAAAAAATCTCCGCCCCAGAATTTATACAGTCCCCGAAGGATACCTGAGACAGTAACCGCTTCCATACCAGCTCTGCCGCTAAACAAGGGAGCCTCGGCCATAACTGCCGAAGTTGCAGACGATAAATGCGTCACAGTGCGCTCTCCAATTGTAGGTACATTCTTCAGGTCTCCGACACCGGGAGGAGAACCCTATGTTAATGTCGGAGATATCGTCAAAAAGGGACAGATCATCTGCATAGTGGAAGCAATGAAACTGATGAATGAGATAGAAGCTGAGGCAGGCGGCAAGATAGTGGAGGTATTGGTGGAAGATGCCCAGTCTGTTGAATACGGAAAGGCGCTTTTCAGAATAGAGCCGGTATAA